The Ancylobacter sp. WKF20 genome contains a region encoding:
- the typA gene encoding translational GTPase TypA, whose amino-acid sequence MKLRNIAIIAHVDHGKTTLVDELLKQSGSYRENQRVAERVMDSNDLEKERGITILAKATSVVWKDTRINIVDTPGHADFGGEVERILNMVDGAIVLVDAAEGPMPQTKFVVGKALKVGLRPIVAINKVDRSDARAQEVINEVFDLFAALDASDEQLDFPILYGSGRNGWMAHSPEGPQDEGMAPLFDLVLKHVPEPTVDDGPFRMIGTLLEANPFLGRMITGRITSGSIKPNQSIKVLAQDGSLVEQGRVSKILAFRGIERQPIEEGVQGDIIAIAGLSKGTVADTFCDLSVDAPLKAQPIDPPTVTMSFIVNDSPLAGTEGDKVTSRVIRDRLLREAEGNVALKIEESSDKDSFFVSGRGELQLAVLIETMRREGFEIAVSRPRVVFSKDEATGEILEPIEEVLIDVDEEYSGVVVQKMSERRAEMVEMKPSGGSRQRLVFYAPTRGLIGYQGELMTDTRGTAIMNRLFHAYQPHRGEIPGRRNGVLISNEAGEAVAYALWNLEDRGPMMIEPGWKVYQGMIIGEHNRENDLEVNVLKGKKLTNIRTTSKDEAVRLTPPIRMTLERSLAWIQDDELVEVTPKSIRIRKRFLDPNERKREERRKEAEGV is encoded by the coding sequence ATGAAGCTGCGCAACATCGCCATCATCGCCCACGTCGACCACGGCAAGACCACGCTGGTGGACGAGCTGCTGAAGCAGTCCGGCTCCTATCGTGAGAACCAGCGCGTCGCCGAGCGTGTGATGGATTCGAACGACCTCGAAAAGGAGCGCGGCATCACCATCCTCGCCAAGGCCACCTCGGTGGTCTGGAAGGATACCCGGATCAACATCGTCGACACCCCCGGCCACGCCGATTTCGGCGGCGAGGTCGAGCGCATCCTGAACATGGTGGACGGCGCCATCGTGCTGGTCGACGCCGCCGAGGGCCCGATGCCGCAGACCAAGTTCGTGGTCGGCAAGGCGCTCAAGGTCGGGCTGCGCCCGATCGTTGCGATCAACAAGGTCGATCGTTCCGACGCCCGCGCGCAGGAAGTCATCAACGAGGTGTTCGACCTCTTCGCCGCGCTCGACGCGAGCGACGAGCAGCTCGACTTCCCGATCCTCTACGGGTCGGGCCGCAATGGCTGGATGGCGCATTCGCCCGAGGGCCCGCAGGACGAGGGCATGGCCCCGCTGTTCGACCTCGTGCTCAAGCACGTTCCCGAGCCCACCGTCGATGACGGCCCGTTCCGCATGATCGGCACGCTGCTGGAAGCCAACCCCTTCCTCGGCCGCATGATCACCGGGCGCATCACCTCCGGCTCGATCAAGCCGAACCAGTCGATCAAGGTCCTCGCGCAGGACGGCTCGCTGGTCGAGCAGGGCCGCGTGTCCAAGATCCTCGCCTTCCGCGGCATCGAGCGCCAGCCGATCGAGGAAGGCGTGCAGGGCGACATCATCGCCATTGCCGGCCTCTCCAAGGGCACCGTCGCCGACACCTTCTGCGACCTCTCGGTCGATGCGCCGCTCAAGGCCCAGCCGATCGACCCGCCGACCGTCACCATGTCCTTCATCGTCAACGATTCGCCGCTTGCCGGCACCGAGGGCGACAAGGTCACCAGCCGCGTCATCCGCGACCGCCTGCTGCGCGAGGCCGAGGGCAATGTCGCGCTGAAGATCGAGGAATCCAGCGACAAGGACTCGTTCTTCGTGTCCGGCCGCGGTGAACTCCAGCTCGCCGTGCTGATCGAGACCATGCGCCGCGAAGGCTTCGAGATCGCCGTCTCGCGCCCGCGCGTCGTGTTCAGCAAGGACGAGGCGACCGGCGAGATCCTCGAGCCGATCGAGGAAGTGCTGATCGACGTCGACGAGGAATATTCCGGCGTGGTCGTTCAGAAGATGAGCGAGCGCCGCGCCGAGATGGTGGAGATGAAGCCGTCGGGCGGCAGCCGCCAGCGTCTCGTCTTCTACGCCCCGACCCGTGGCCTCATCGGCTATCAGGGCGAGCTGATGACCGACACGCGCGGCACGGCGATCATGAACCGCCTGTTCCACGCCTATCAGCCGCACCGCGGCGAGATCCCCGGCCGCCGCAACGGCGTGCTGATCTCGAACGAGGCGGGCGAGGCGGTGGCCTATGCGCTGTGGAACCTCGAGGATCGCGGCCCGATGATGATCGAGCCGGGCTGGAAGGTCTATCAGGGCATGATCATCGGCGAGCACAACCGCGAGAACGACCTCGAGGTGAACGTGCTCAAGGGCAAGAAGCTCACCAACATCCGCACCACCTCGAAGGACGAGGCCGTGCGCCTCACCCCGCCGATCCGCATGACGCTGGAGCGCTCGCTGGCCTGGATTCAGGACGACGAGCTGGTCGAGGTGACGCCGAAGTCGATCCGCATCCGCAAGCGCTTCCTCGACCCGAACGAGCGCAAGCGCGAGGAGCGCCGCAAGGAGGCCGAGGGCGTCTGA
- a CDS encoding GNAT family N-acetyltransferase codes for MSTLLIETRRARPAHAADIADIHDAAWRATYRGLIPGMELEKMVQRRGPLWWETAIKRGSRVLVLTFGDAVAGYANVGRNRARGLPYEGEIYELYLRPEYQGLGFGRRLFEDARKELVSAGFDGLAVWALADNEPALGFYKALGGMRVARSSESFGGRTLEKLAFGWNG; via the coding sequence ATGAGCACGCTCCTTATCGAGACCCGCCGGGCGCGCCCGGCCCACGCCGCGGACATCGCCGATATCCATGATGCGGCGTGGCGCGCGACCTATCGCGGCCTGATACCGGGCATGGAGCTGGAGAAGATGGTCCAGCGCCGTGGCCCGCTCTGGTGGGAGACCGCGATCAAGCGCGGCTCGCGCGTGCTGGTGCTGACCTTCGGCGACGCGGTGGCGGGCTATGCCAATGTCGGGCGCAACCGCGCGCGCGGCCTGCCCTATGAGGGCGAGATCTACGAGCTCTATCTGCGGCCGGAATATCAGGGGCTGGGCTTCGGCCGGCGCCTGTTCGAGGATGCGCGCAAGGAGCTGGTGAGCGCCGGCTTTGATGGGCTCGCCGTCTGGGCGCTTGCCGACAACGAGCCCGCGCTCGGCTTCTACAAGGCACTGGGCGGCATGCGGGTGGCCCGCTCGTCCGAGAGTTTCGGCGGCCGCACGCTGGAAAAGCTCGCCTTCGGCTGGAACGGCTGA